One Synechocystis sp. LKSZ1 genomic window, TCGATGGTTTGGCATTCGGCCTTATCTGGGTCAAGGCCAGCCAATTCAGCGGCCCAAGAGCGGGCATCTTCTTCGGTGCCCAAACGATCAACAACGCCTAGTTCTAAGGCCTGGTGACCCGTAAAAATCCGGCCATCGGCAAAGCTCCTCACTGTATCGAGGGAAAGCTTACGGGCCTGAGCTACGGTTTCGATAAATTGTTGGTAGCTGTTATCAATCAGGGCCTGAAGAATGGCCTGTTCTTCGGGCTGTAATTCCCGGTCAAAGGCCAAAATATCCTTGTAAGGGCCAGATTTAATGACCTTAAAGGAAACGCCAATCTTCTCCAGTAACCGTTCTAAATTATTACCTCGCAGAATCACACCAATACTACCGGTAATCGTGCCAGGGTTGGCCACAATGTAGTGGGCCCCCATGCCAATATAGACCCCCCCTGAGGCCGAAATATTGCCAAAACTGGCCACAATCTTGACGCTTTCCCCTAGTTTTTTCAGGGCCGCATAGATTTCCTGGGAATCCCCCACTGTCCCGCCAGGGGAATCAATTCGCAATAACAGAGCAGGATATTGTTTCTCCTTAATGGTTTTCAGGGCCTTGAGCACTTGTTGGCGAGTACTGCCACCAATGGCCCCGCTAATTTCTAGACGGGCAATTTGTTTTTTGGGGTTTGGCTTAAAGGGCCAGATCATATTCAATAATACCTATGCTTGATGTGGGTTGGAGGTCTCTTTATTGGATCAACTGGCCCTAATCTCTGCCTGGGGAAGGGATTTTGGGTGAGGGTTGCCAAAGCGGGATATTTCCGCGGTCATTGCTCTTTATTCCCCGTATTCTTGCAAGAAACTCAGGAAATCCGTTAGGGCTGATCGGGTATCCGGGTTAGGGGCGAGTTGATGTCGTGTTTGGAGAATAAAGCCTCTATTTTGGATTCGAGCACGGCTAGCCGCTCGTTCTCTTTCTTGATCTGCTCGGTCTCGTTCTCGATCTGCTTTTTCTCGTTCTTCAATCGCTCGGTTTCGTTCCTCGTCTGCAAGATGATCGCGTCGAGTTTCGCGTTCTCTTGCTTCAGCCACGCGGTTTCCTTGTGCAATCTCTCGGTTTCGGATTCGATTTCCAGCGTTCCACTCAAGGCCGAGATTAACCACGAGAGCCGCTGTGCCCAACGCAAACGCAAGGAAACTCCATGCGAGGATGGTGAGGGGGATGAGTTGGATGGGGGTGGTGTCGATGTTGCCATAAAACCTCAGTAGGGCTGCAACGGCATAGAGAAAGGTGGTCAGAGAACGGGGCAGGAGGGCTAGAAAGCTTGCCATGATTCTAATCTAAGATAACGCAGTCGGTTTTGCCCCTCGGCGATGTTTCTTTCACCCAAATTCCGGTCAATGCAAATGAGCCAAGGGGAGTCAGGTTCGGCCCCTTTCCCTCTGTATTCCCGTTAGCGGCCGAGGGTCAATTCTTCCCGTTTCCCTAATATTCCTTGGGGCCGCCAGACCATCAAGACCATCAAAATTAAACCAATGACCATCACCCGGAAGGCCCCTGCTTGGCTCTGGTCTAACCAACCCAGTTGGGGCAAGTAGGTGCGTGTTAGGGCATCGTAGGCCCAGAAGATAATGGCCCCCAACACCGTTCCCGCATTACTGCCCGCTCCCCCCAAGACCACAATAATCCAGGCGTGGAAGGTCAATAGGGGCTCAAAATTACTGGGGTAGATAGTTGTTAACTGCCAGGCAAACAGGGCCCCCGCCAGGCCCGCAATGGCTCCCCCCAGCATGAAGGATTGTAATTTATAGCCAAAAACGTTTTTACCCAAGGCCCGAGGAATTTCTTCGTCCTCACGAATGGCCTTGAGGATGCGTCCCCAGGGGGATTGTTCTAGAAAATCGAGGGCAACGTAGAGGCTCGCTAGCAGGGCCAAGGTCAACAGCATTAAGCCAGCCTTGTAACTGTACTGATAGAGGGCAATCACGCCGGGAATATAGGCCGCTAGGATCAGCCCCGTGGCGATCACCCCCCAAATCACCAAGGTCAACGGTTTGCGGGGTTGATAACTTTTGCCTTGAATTTGCTGCCCCTCGCGGTATTGCTGACGTAGACTTCGGAGCAATAGATATTCGGCATAGACGGCCAGGGCAGTAAACAGCAGGATCAAGCCCAGACGAACAACCAAATTGGGCTGAAAATCTAAGGGGAGTGGATAGCGCTGTACCCCAAAGGCCCCCCGCGTTAACCACTCTTCGTTGAGGGCAATCAGGCGGATGACCTCGGATACCCCAATGGTGACAATAGCCAGATAATCCTCCCGCAGTCGCAGGGTAGATGTCCCAATCAACAGGCCTAGGAGGGAGGAGAGGCCAATACCCACCAGAACTGCCAAGGGAATCGGGACTCCCTGGAGGCTGAGGAGGGCCGTTGCGTAGGCCCCTAGGGTCATAAAAGCCACATGGCCGAAGTTAATCAGGCCCGTAAAACCCCATTGCAGGTTTAACCCGAGGGCAAAGATGGCGTAAACGGCCGCCGATGTGACTAAAAAAACCAGGTAACCACTGCTGGCCGCAAAATCTGCCACGGTTGACTCGACTCCTCTAAATTTGAACTTGACTGCCTGGGGAAAGATGGCCAGGCTTCTAGACCGTCATAATATCCTTTTCCTTGGTGGCCAAGAGGCTGTCAATCTTACTGGTGGACTGATCCGTCAGCTTTTGTACCTGGTCTTGCAGATCTCGCGCCTCATCCTCAGAGATTTCCGCACTTTTTTCCTGTTTGCGGATGGCATCCATGGCATCCCGGCGAATATTACGGATAGCGACCTTCCCTTCCTCGGCCAGTTTGCTGGCAATTTTCACCAGTTCCTTACGCCGTTCAGAGGTCAGGGGGGGAATATTTAACCGAATCACCTGGCCATCGTTACTGGGGGTTAGGCCGATGTCCGAGAGAGAAATAGCCTTTTCAATCTGGGCCATACTGCCCCGATCAAAGGGTTGAATCGTGATAGTACTAGCATCAGGAGTACTAATGGTTGCCAGAGATTTCAGGGGTGTTTCCACGCCATAGTACTCCACACTAATCCGGTCCAGCAGAGACGCATTGGCTCGGCCGGTTCGGAGGGTATTGAAGGAGCGTTGGGTCGCTTCAATACTTTTTTGCATATGGTCTTTAATTTCAGCTAACTGCACAGGAACCTCCAACAAGCGTACCGACGGGTTCACCCTTAATGGCCCGGACAATATTCCCCGGTACCGACAGGTCAAACACCATGATCGGAATGTTATTATCTTTGCACAAGGCGATGGCCGTACTGTCCATCACCTTCAAATCATGGGTCAGCACATGGCTATAACTGAGGGTTTCAAAACGGCGAGCCTGAGGATTAGTCGTCGGATCCGCGTCATACACCCCATCCACTTTGGTGGCTTTAAAGACGACTTCCGCGTCAATTTCCGCTGCCCGTAGGGCCGCTGTGGTATCGGTGGTGAAGAAAGGATTACCTGAACCGGCCCCAAAAATAACGACCCGCCCTTTTTCCAGGTGTCGGATCGCTCGGCGTCGGATATAGGTTTCCGCCACTTCCTGCATGGCGATGGCCGTCAACACTCGGGTAGGGACATTACTGCGTTCCAGGGCATCCTGGAGAGTCATAGCGTTCATGACAGTAGCGATCATGCCGATGTAGTCTGCCGTGGCTCGGTCCATCCCGGCCGCCGAGGCCTTGACGCCCCGAAAAATGTTCCCACCACCGACCACGATGGCAAGCTGTACTCCCAATTGCACAACTTCAGCCACTTCTTGGGCAATATCGGCTACGACTTTGGGGTCAATGCCGTAACCAAGGTCTCCCATCAGGGCCTCACCGCTTAACTTTAATAAGACTCGCTGGTATGTCATGCCATTGCCGCTCAAATTTGTCTCCCCATACCATACCATTCCGGGGAATTGGGCGTAAATTTTGAGGCCTATTTGCCAATACAAAAGCGGCTAAAAATACGATCTAAAACCGATTCCGTGACACTTTCTCCGGTAATTTCCCCCAGGGCCTGAATGGCTGTCCTGAGGTCAATCGTCCAAAAATCCAGGGGCAGTTGAGCTTGAATGGTGGCCTGTACCTGCTCTAGGGCCAGCTTGGCCTTGGTTAAAATTGCCTGCTGTCGCTGGTTAATGGCGAAATCAAGATTCCGGGCCTGGAGGTCTCCCTGCTGGACTTTGGCCAAAATAGCCTGCTCTAGCTCGGCAATGCCTTGGTTCTGGGCGGCAGCGGCCTTGACGATGGCCGTAATTTCCTGGGGGATCGCAAGGTCGAGATTAGGTTCCAAGTCGACTTTATTGATCACTAAAATGAGAGGCCGTTGCTTGACCTGTTCATAAATAGCCTGTTCGGCGGCCGTCCAGCCCCGCTGAGCATCAAGGGTCAACAGAACAAGGTCGGCCTGCTGGGCCACCCGTTGGGAACGTTCGACCCCGATTTGTTCAACGGTATCCGTTGTTTCCCGGATGCCCGCCGTATCCAAGACTTGAATGGGAATGCCCCCAACCACTAATTGGGATTCCACCACGTCTCTGGTCGTACCGGGGAGATCGGTGACAATGGCCCGGTCAGTGCGGCTCCAGGCATTGAGCAAGCTGGATTTACCTACATTGGGTTGGCCGACAATGGCGACTTTCAAACCGGTGCGAAGCAACTCCCCCCGATCAGCCGTTGCTAAAACCGCCGTAACCGTCTGGAGGACTTGCGTTAGTTGGGTCTGAATCCCCGCTTCATCGAGGGGCGGCAAGTCTTCTTCAAAGTCAATACGGGCTTCGATCTCCGCCAAAATATCCAAACAAATGGCCCTCACCTGACGAATGGGCAGGGCCAGTTTTCCCTGGAGGCCAGCCAGGGCCTGTTGGGCGGCCTGGGGGGATTGGGCCCCAACCAGATCGCTGACACTCTCGGCCTGGGTCAGGTCAAGACGGCCATTGAGAAAGGCCCGGAGGGTAAACTCTCCCGGTTGAGCGAGGCGAGCCCCTTGTTCTAAACACAGCTGTAAAACTTGCTGAACTGGCATGATCCCACCATGGCAGTGGAATTCCACCACGTCTTCCTGGGTGTAGGAACGCGGGGCCAACATCAGTAGGAGCAGGGCCTCATCCACCAGGGCCTGGCTTTGGGGATGACGGACATAGCCGTAGAGAATGCGGTGGCTTTCCCAAGCTTGCTTCCCGGCCGCGTAAAAGAGGCGTTGGGCAATGGGCAAGGACTGGGGCCCGGAGAGACGCACAATGCCGATCCCCCCCTGTTGGGGCACAATGGCGGTGGCGATAGCGGCAATGGTATCCCCAGGGTTATACATAGCGGGTTAATTGCAGGCGATAACGGTCTTTTTTCGTAATGCTCACGTCCCCGATTTCTAAGCGGCCCTTGCCCCGGAAGGTCACCAGATCCCCGGCCTTGAGGCTATAGCTGGGTTGCGTGATTTCCTTCCAATTGACCCGCACATCCCCCCGACTAATGGCCTCTGCCATCTTACTGCGGGACAGGCCAAACCCGGCAGAGGCAACGGCATCCAATCTTAGAGACGCTTCCACCGTCGTCATTTCCTTTTTTTGGGGCGGGCGAATCTTTAACTCACTAGAATCAATAACCCGGGTCTTCACTGGGACAGAACGAACCTGAACGAGATGAAGCGTTAAAAAATCGGCCATTTCCGGTAAGACGATGGCCTGGGCCCCCCGCTCTCCCAGCAAAATAATATCGCCGACTTTATCCCGCACAATCCCCGTTCCCAGGATGGCTCCGAGAAAGTCCCGATGGCTAGCGGAATCAAAGAGAAAATTACCGACAATTTCCAAATAGGCTAGGGGAATTTGGGCCAGATCGAGGCCTAAATCCGCTCGATTAATGGCCAAGCGCTGGCGTTCGGCCTGGGGATAGCCGCCCCAGTTTAGGGTTTCTAGTTCAGTTAAACGGCCAAGACGTTCCTGGGCCTCCACCAAGACCGGCGGCGACAAAAAATCCGTGACGGCCATTTCCCACGTCCGCAGGGCCTGGTCGGCCAGGTCAATAATGCGGGCCATTTCTTCCCGGTATTCGACCCCTTTGAGTAGACTGTCTCGCGGTAACATCCTTGCCTATTCCCTACGCATAGTCCCCATCGGGGGCCGTATAACCCTGGAGTTTTTCGGGCTGGAGGGGACGCAAGAGGTCTGTGGCCCTGGCCCGCAACGCTGCCCCGCCGGTAACCACCACCAGATACTTGCCCATTTTTAAATAATTCCGATAGGCCTGGGCATCACCACCACCGCCAAAGCTCAGACCAACACCACCGCCAACAAAATAGCTGCCCATGGCCCCGCCGATGGCCCCCAGGAGACCGCCGAGAATATGATTACCGGGATCACCGGCCCAGTCGAGAGTATGCAGGCCCGTAATTTGATTGAAGCCGTAGCCCGCCACAAATCCAAAGGGAACCAGCCAATAGGCCATGAAAATCGCCCGCTGGCGACCCACCTGCTGGGGATCAATCAAGCCAAATTCATCGGCGGAACGGTAGCCTTGGCCAAGAATGGTGACTTGTTGAGAAGTAAAACCCTGGGCTTCGAGGGTAGTATAGGCGAGTTCTGCTTGGATACGGTCGCTAAGAACAGCGATGAGATAGGACATAAAAATGAAGGTCGCTGGGCAAGTCAATGCTTTTGTGAGGGGAACCTCCTTTTTACTATAGGGCAAGGGATACCGCTTCCTCTTCTTCGTTACGTTGAGGAGCAACGAGGGCTGTTCACCAAGATTCACATTTCTTTAACGTTCCTTTCCATTTTTTTAATGATTTCACAACTTTTCTGGCCTCCCTTCTAAACCCCCAGTTTTGTTTTAAGCAACACAAAATTTTGTGGCATTTTTGCTAGCCTAGGGTTGCCCATTGTGGCTAAGGTAGAGAGAGCCTGCGGGGAATATCGCCAATGTTGACGAAGTCTGCACCTGGCTGACCCCTTTGATTGCTGGGTTGATTGCTTATTTCAGTTAGACGCTTTCCCTTGGCTAATTTTCTTCCGAATCGACAATCTAAGTCCTAAGAATTTACCGCTAAACTCCAGGGATAGACCTTAAAAAATACTTAAAAAATACTGTCCTTGAAAAATTAATGGCACAATCGGCTCAATTACTTTTCTGAGTCCCTGCCTCGCTTTTCCTTTGACTTCCCTTGCAGGCCAGTGCCGACTGATTGCTCACCGGATTCCCGATATCCCTACCTTTTCCGTTTTTCCCCATGATCTACGACGACACCTTTAACAGCCCGAACCTACCGCCGGTGGTAGACCTGACCCAGATGCCCCTCAATCTGGAGGATCAAACGGTCGCCGTCGATTTTTCCGAGCTTGTGGAACAATTTGGCAAGGCCTCGGGTTACAGCAAAAGTCCATCGGATGATACCGTCGGTGCTTTTTTTAAGGAAATGGCCCGCTATCCCCTGCTCAATGCAGAGGAAGAGGTCATCCTGGCTCAGCAAGTCCAATCCCTGGTGCAGGCAGAGGAAAAACGTCAGGCCCTTGAACAGGCCCGCCAGGCCCCTTTGACTAAGTTGGAATGGGCCGAGGCCATGGGCTTTAGTAACGAGCGTCAGTTTGAGGCCTGGCTCTACCGGGGCCGTTCGGCTAAACGCAAAATGATTCGCTCGAATTTGCGCCTTGTGGTCTCCATTGCCAAGCGTTACCTAAATCGTGGCGTACCATTCCTCGATCTCATTCAAGAAGGGGCCATTGGTCTGAATCGGGCCTCGGAAAAATTTGACCCCAACAAGGGCTATAAGTTTTCGACCTATGCCTACTGGTGGATTCGCCAGGCCATTACCCGTACTATTGCCAACGATGCTCGTACTATCCGTCTGCCGATCCACATCGTTGAGAAACTCAATAAACTCAAAAAGGCCCAGCGCTTACTTAAACAAGAACTCCAGCGCAACCCCAATGAGCAGGAATTGGCCCAGGCCCTCGAAATTCCTCCCAGTCAACTGCGGCATCTCTTGCAACTCCGTCGCCAATCCCTTTCCCTCAACCATCGAGTGGGGAAAGGAGAGGATACCGAGCTGGTGGATCTGCTGGAAGACCAGGATGTGCCTCTACCCGAAGACCTAATTAACGAGGCCATGCTCCGCCAGGAAATCTTTGAGGTGTTGGGGGATGTCCTCACCGAGCGAGAAAAGGAAGTAATCTGCCTGCGCTATGGCCTAGCCAGTAACCAGACCTACACCCTAGAGGAAGTGGGGGTGATGTTTAATCTTTCGCGGGAACGGGTGCGCCAAATCCAGAGCAAGGCCATGCGGAAATTGCGTCGTCCCCAAGTGGCCCGGCGACTCAAGGGTTGGTTGACCTAGGGAATCGGGCCAGAAGTACTGCCGGTAAAAAACTGCTTGAGGAGAGGATGGTCAGATTGATAGGCCGCTTCGGTAGGGCCGTCCCATTGGATTTTGCCGTCGTAGAGAAAAATAATCCGCTGAGTGGTATTTTCGATGGTGCTAAATTGATGGGTCACGATCAGGTAAGCACAACAGGCCTGGTCTTGTACCAAAAGGTGATGGATTAGGCGCTCAACCCGTGTGGAGGCGATGGGGTCTAGGCCAGCCGTAGGTTCATCGTAGAGTAGGATTCTTCCCTGGCCCTGGGTTTCTTCGGGATGGGCCAGGATTGCCCGAGCCAAGCTCACCCGCTTACGCATCCCCCCGGAAAGTTCCGCCGGCAAGCGGTCGCCAATCCCGGGTAAGCCGACGAGGGCCAATTTTTCCTCCACCAGTTGACGAATCAGTACCGGAGAGAGGCGGGAGTGGCGGTAGAGGGCAAAGCCCACATTCTCATCTACCGTGAGGGAATCAAACAGGGCCGATTGCTGAAAGACCAGGCCAACCCCCAGGGCACTTTCCCCCTGTTCAATGGTGCGCCGTCGCCACTGCCCTTGCACAAAAACGGCCCCGGCATCGGGTTGTTGCAGGCCCGCAATAATCCGCAGAATCGTTGACTTGCCGGTTCCCGAAGGGCCAATCACACCCACGGCTTCCCCCGGATAGATTTTGAGGTCTACGTTGTCGAGGATCACTTTACTGCCAAAACGCTGGCAGACCCCTTGTAATTCAACGACGGGCTCCGGCATTGGCTGGCTAAGCTCCTAGGTGACGGACGAGGGCCGCTCCGACCCGCTCCGCTTCGGCCTCCGTCATGCCTGAGGTGAGGGGAGGACAAATATGCCTCGGACACCAATACTCGGCCTGGGGAAAGGACTGGCCCGCACAAATTCCTGCAAAGACGGGTTGCTGATGGCAGGGAATTTCATAAACGGTTCCCCCTAGGAAGATTTGCTCCTCGGCCAGGGCCTGTTTAACCTCTAGGGTTGTTTTGCCCTCCGGTAACAGAACAATAAGTTTATATTGACTGGCCCGATCCATGTGATCGGTACTGACAAAGGTCAAGCCCGCAGCCCGCAGGGGAGCCGTAATTAATTCGTAGGCCCGTTGGCGACGGGTGAGCATCTGGTCTAACTTGGCCAGGTGGATTTGGCCAAGAACCGCATGGATCTCCGTCATCCGGGTACTATTGCCAAAATCCGTATGCAGGCCACCAAAATTCATCCCCCGTTTGCCCTGGTTCCGTAGCGAGCGGGCAATTAGGTCTTCCTGCTCATCATTGAGGGTGATCATGCCCCCTTCAAAGGTGGTCATAACCTTGGTGGGAAAGAAGGAAAAAGCGGCCCCATCCCCTAAATTGCCGGCCTGGACATCGTTGAGCTGACTGCCGTGGGCGTGGGCTGTATCTTCTAGAACAAACAGGCCCTTTTGATGACAATAATCCACGACTTGGGGAAATTCCGGGGAAATCACCCCGCCAATGTGCACCCACAGCACCCCGGAGAGGGGTTTGGCGTAGGTTTGGCCCTCTACCGCGGCCTGAACCATGGCTAGGGAAGGGGCAAAGGTTTTCGGCTCCATATCGAGGTACTGGACCTCCCCGCCGACCCGGAGTACGGCGGCAACAGTGGCAAAATTCGTGTTGGTGGGAACTAAAACCGTTGTATTTTCTGCTTGCTTGAGACGGAGCAGGATTTCTAGTCCAGAGGAACCACTATTGACAGAGACAGCGTAGCGAGTGCCGACGTAGGCCGCAAAGGCCTGTTCAAAGGCCTGACTATGGGGCCCGAGGATTAAGGTTCCTGATTTGAGGATTTGACGCGCTTCCGAGAGAAACAACTCAATCTCTTCGTCGGTAATATCGAAGTAAAAGGGCTTAATTGGTTCCACGGTAATTGCAAGCGAATAGGCTGGGACTATTTTATCGCCATATTAGCTTTCAGGATTGATGAGTCAAACCGTAACACTTAGCTACAATCTATTTTTTTTAAGTAAAGAGCCACTTCTGCACCCCTGTCGCTCTGTCGTCCTTGGCCAAAGTAACGCAGAAGGAAGAGATGGAGAAAGTTGACCCAAAGGGCTTCAGGGCCAAGGCCCTAGAATAAGGACTTTTTCATCAAGTCACGGATTAGGTTATCTCGAACCATCAATTGCTGCATAGCATCTAGAAGATGGTTGATAACGGCATCCCGGTCTAGATCCTGATATTCCTGCTGGAGGCACTGCAATTGAAATTGCTGTTCCAAGGATAATTCAAAAGCATTACTGTTCATCATGGTGTAACTCCTTAGCCCAGGGGCTGGATAGGGGCTTGTTGCATCAAGTCTCTGAGGACATTGGTTTTGATCATCA contains:
- a CDS encoding branched-chain amino acid ABC transporter permease: MADFAASSGYLVFLVTSAAVYAIFALGLNLQWGFTGLINFGHVAFMTLGAYATALLSLQGVPIPLAVLVGIGLSSLLGLLIGTSTLRLREDYLAIVTIGVSEVIRLIALNEEWLTRGAFGVQRYPLPLDFQPNLVVRLGLILLFTALAVYAEYLLLRSLRQQYREGQQIQGKSYQPRKPLTLVIWGVIATGLILAAYIPGVIALYQYSYKAGLMLLTLALLASLYVALDFLEQSPWGRILKAIREDEEIPRALGKNVFGYKLQSFMLGGAIAGLAGALFAWQLTTIYPSNFEPLLTFHAWIIVVLGGAGSNAGTVLGAIIFWAYDALTRTYLPQLGWLDQSQAGAFRVMVIGLILMVLMVWRPQGILGKREELTLGR
- a CDS encoding photosystem I reaction center subunit X; amino-acid sequence: MMNSNAFELSLEQQFQLQCLQQEYQDLDRDAVINHLLDAMQQLMVRDNLIRDLMKKSLF
- a CDS encoding ATP-binding cassette domain-containing protein; its protein translation is MPEPVVELQGVCQRFGSKVILDNVDLKIYPGEAVGVIGPSGTGKSTILRIIAGLQQPDAGAVFVQGQWRRRTIEQGESALGVGLVFQQSALFDSLTVDENVGFALYRHSRLSPVLIRQLVEEKLALVGLPGIGDRLPAELSGGMRKRVSLARAILAHPEETQGQGRILLYDEPTAGLDPIASTRVERLIHHLLVQDQACCAYLIVTHQFSTIENTTQRIIFLYDGKIQWDGPTEAAYQSDHPLLKQFFTGSTSGPIP
- the mnmE gene encoding tRNA uridine-5-carboxymethylaminomethyl(34) synthesis GTPase MnmE — encoded protein: MYNPGDTIAAIATAIVPQQGGIGIVRLSGPQSLPIAQRLFYAAGKQAWESHRILYGYVRHPQSQALVDEALLLLMLAPRSYTQEDVVEFHCHGGIMPVQQVLQLCLEQGARLAQPGEFTLRAFLNGRLDLTQAESVSDLVGAQSPQAAQQALAGLQGKLALPIRQVRAICLDILAEIEARIDFEEDLPPLDEAGIQTQLTQVLQTVTAVLATADRGELLRTGLKVAIVGQPNVGKSSLLNAWSRTDRAIVTDLPGTTRDVVESQLVVGGIPIQVLDTAGIRETTDTVEQIGVERSQRVAQQADLVLLTLDAQRGWTAAEQAIYEQVKQRPLILVINKVDLEPNLDLAIPQEITAIVKAAAAQNQGIAELEQAILAKVQQGDLQARNLDFAINQRQQAILTKAKLALEQVQATIQAQLPLDFWTIDLRTAIQALGEITGESVTESVLDRIFSRFCIGK
- a CDS encoding DegT/DnrJ/EryC1/StrS family aminotransferase, giving the protein MEPIKPFYFDITDEEIELFLSEARQILKSGTLILGPHSQAFEQAFAAYVGTRYAVSVNSGSSGLEILLRLKQAENTTVLVPTNTNFATVAAVLRVGGEVQYLDMEPKTFAPSLAMVQAAVEGQTYAKPLSGVLWVHIGGVISPEFPQVVDYCHQKGLFVLEDTAHAHGSQLNDVQAGNLGDGAAFSFFPTKVMTTFEGGMITLNDEQEDLIARSLRNQGKRGMNFGGLHTDFGNSTRMTEIHAVLGQIHLAKLDQMLTRRQRAYELITAPLRAAGLTFVSTDHMDRASQYKLIVLLPEGKTTLEVKQALAEEQIFLGGTVYEIPCHQQPVFAGICAGQSFPQAEYWCPRHICPPLTSGMTEAEAERVGAALVRHLGA
- a CDS encoding photosystem II S4 domain protein, which produces MLPRDSLLKGVEYREEMARIIDLADQALRTWEMAVTDFLSPPVLVEAQERLGRLTELETLNWGGYPQAERQRLAINRADLGLDLAQIPLAYLEIVGNFLFDSASHRDFLGAILGTGIVRDKVGDIILLGERGAQAIVLPEMADFLTLHLVQVRSVPVKTRVIDSSELKIRPPQKKEMTTVEASLRLDAVASAGFGLSRSKMAEAISRGDVRVNWKEITQPSYSLKAGDLVTFRGKGRLEIGDVSITKKDRYRLQLTRYV
- the pyrH gene encoding UMP kinase, which codes for MTYQRVLLKLSGEALMGDLGYGIDPKVVADIAQEVAEVVQLGVQLAIVVGGGNIFRGVKASAAGMDRATADYIGMIATVMNAMTLQDALERSNVPTRVLTAIAMQEVAETYIRRRAIRHLEKGRVVIFGAGSGNPFFTTDTTAALRAAEIDAEVVFKATKVDGVYDADPTTNPQARRFETLSYSHVLTHDLKVMDSTAIALCKDNNIPIMVFDLSVPGNIVRAIKGEPVGTLVGGSCAVS
- the frr gene encoding ribosome recycling factor — translated: MQLAEIKDHMQKSIEATQRSFNTLRTGRANASLLDRISVEYYGVETPLKSLATISTPDASTITIQPFDRGSMAQIEKAISLSDIGLTPSNDGQVIRLNIPPLTSERRKELVKIASKLAEEGKVAIRNIRRDAMDAIRKQEKSAEISEDEARDLQDQVQKLTDQSTSKIDSLLATKEKDIMTV
- a CDS encoding RNA polymerase sigma factor, RpoD/SigA family, coding for MIYDDTFNSPNLPPVVDLTQMPLNLEDQTVAVDFSELVEQFGKASGYSKSPSDDTVGAFFKEMARYPLLNAEEEVILAQQVQSLVQAEEKRQALEQARQAPLTKLEWAEAMGFSNERQFEAWLYRGRSAKRKMIRSNLRLVVSIAKRYLNRGVPFLDLIQEGAIGLNRASEKFDPNKGYKFSTYAYWWIRQAITRTIANDARTIRLPIHIVEKLNKLKKAQRLLKQELQRNPNEQELAQALEIPPSQLRHLLQLRRQSLSLNHRVGKGEDTELVDLLEDQDVPLPEDLINEAMLRQEIFEVLGDVLTEREKEVICLRYGLASNQTYTLEEVGVMFNLSRERVRQIQSKAMRKLRRPQVARRLKGWLT
- the sppA gene encoding signal peptide peptidase SppA, whose product is MIWPFKPNPKKQIARLEISGAIGGSTRQQVLKALKTIKEKQYPALLLRIDSPGGTVGDSQEIYAALKKLGESVKIVASFGNISASGGVYIGMGAHYIVANPGTITGSIGVILRGNNLERLLEKIGVSFKVIKSGPYKDILAFDRELQPEEQAILQALIDNSYQQFIETVAQARKLSLDTVRSFADGRIFTGHQALELGVVDRLGTEEDARSWAAELAGLDPDKAECQTIEEPKSLVKKLTGNVISTAPVGASWAWLEFELATQGQPLWLYRP